In Leuconostoc kimchii IMSNU 11154, one genomic interval encodes:
- a CDS encoding NAD(P)H-binding protein translates to MTKLLILGANGQIAKLVVPMLAETDTQITLTSLHARPNKGIKALDAANEEAMVAALKDIDIVYANIGAEGRQKSAANSVVNAMHTAGVKRLIWVATIGVHNELPDDKKDLWANILGTVDNENTYMGDQAAAVSRIEQSALDYTIIRPNELIDDNIMQNLHVQIARDELVSGGPITRTSVAEFITKIILSPETYVSDSVAISDTIS, encoded by the coding sequence ATGACAAAACTATTAATTCTTGGCGCTAACGGCCAAATTGCAAAACTCGTTGTGCCTATGTTAGCAGAAACCGACACACAAATAACATTAACCTCACTTCATGCCCGTCCAAATAAAGGCATCAAGGCGCTCGACGCTGCTAATGAAGAGGCTATGGTTGCAGCACTTAAAGACATCGATATTGTTTATGCGAACATTGGTGCGGAAGGCCGCCAAAAGTCCGCTGCGAACAGTGTTGTTAATGCGATGCATACTGCTGGTGTCAAACGACTCATTTGGGTCGCAACGATTGGTGTTCACAATGAACTTCCTGATGACAAAAAGGATTTATGGGCTAATATATTAGGCACAGTGGACAATGAAAACACTTATATGGGAGATCAGGCAGCCGCCGTTTCACGTATTGAGCAATCGGCACTAGACTACACAATCATTCGTCCTAATGAACTTATTGATGATAATATCATGCAAAACCTTCATGTTCAAATAGCACGCGATGAACTTGTTTCTGGTGGTCCAATCACACGTACTAGTGTAGCTGAATTTATCACAAAAATTATTTTAAGTCCTGAAACGTATGTTTCAGATTCTGTCGCCATATCAGACACAATCAGTTAA
- a CDS encoding AAA family ATPase: MSLSYQQLLTAIPLILQGGHVPTIVGEAGIGKSALVFELAKKLNAKLFTTVVSLSEKGDLAIPIPPLTESAFLTTKHYGQLADVKFGYTHTVIQIIQQAERHPNQPIIWFLDEFNRGSQAVQGELMNLVLQRQINDLILPSNVRLILAENPDDTMAGFEESEYAVQTSDAAIKDRTTRLVMSVSVSDWLTWAKQGNQRPNIHESVQQFIAENAELLYPEARSDDLDPTPRAWQRVSDNLYELHHLSQKLQDELLFDIVAGDLGQPVATQFVSFIRDHLPSLSASDVFESLPMGPELPIIIREKFKEMSEIQKATVMKTVLLTADVTSNDHAGRFSAMLNMMAPDGQYALVKQMTSAPILDDLYASEAHYANVLYQQIMDIATR, encoded by the coding sequence ATGTCATTATCTTATCAACAGCTATTAACTGCCATACCCTTAATCCTACAAGGTGGTCATGTGCCCACAATTGTCGGGGAAGCTGGTATTGGTAAATCTGCTTTAGTGTTTGAACTCGCTAAAAAATTAAATGCTAAATTATTTACGACAGTTGTATCGTTGTCAGAAAAGGGGGATTTGGCCATACCAATTCCGCCTTTAACCGAATCAGCTTTTCTGACGACAAAGCATTATGGGCAATTAGCTGACGTGAAATTTGGCTATACACATACAGTGATTCAAATTATTCAGCAAGCTGAACGCCATCCGAATCAACCGATTATTTGGTTTTTAGATGAATTTAACCGTGGATCACAAGCGGTACAAGGTGAACTAATGAATTTGGTGTTACAACGCCAAATTAATGATTTGATTTTACCATCAAATGTGCGTCTTATTTTGGCTGAAAACCCAGATGACACGATGGCGGGATTTGAAGAATCTGAATATGCTGTGCAAACATCTGACGCAGCGATTAAAGACCGTACCACACGTCTCGTGATGTCGGTATCAGTTAGTGATTGGTTGACTTGGGCAAAACAGGGCAATCAGCGTCCAAATATTCATGAGTCGGTCCAACAATTTATTGCTGAAAACGCCGAACTGTTGTATCCTGAGGCGCGGAGTGACGATCTCGATCCGACACCACGTGCATGGCAACGCGTATCGGATAATTTATATGAGTTGCATCACTTATCTCAAAAATTACAAGATGAACTGTTATTTGATATCGTAGCTGGTGATTTAGGACAACCTGTTGCGACACAATTTGTTAGTTTTATACGAGACCATCTGCCGAGCTTGTCAGCAAGTGACGTTTTCGAGTCATTACCAATGGGACCCGAATTGCCAATAATAATTCGGGAAAAGTTCAAAGAGATGTCGGAAATACAAAAAGCGACTGTGATGAAAACAGTGTTGTTAACTGCAGATGTGACGTCAAATGATCATGCTGGTCGCTTTAGTGCAATGTTGAATATGATGGCACCAGATGGTCAATATGCCTTGGTAAAACAAATGACTAGTGCACCTATTTTGGATGATTTATATGCTTCGGAGGCGCACTATGCTAACGTTTTGTATCAGCAAATTATGGACATAGCGACACGATGA
- a CDS encoding VWA-like domain-containing protein: MNSSQTNNLIIDGIKTLLDEAPFYGHVIMNLSREMDVNAQNALSLKWQAHQWLLVINPKILTQLLTNHKQIALALAHEALHIIWQHPLRYAKERRQNNVVDIGTDIAVNQYLPQTLGELPHAMTLQTIFDMSGKLLPLHEDSSTYMALVAQLFDNVPSLGQDNVDGHGSWSSIGTATEESAAALALVIKKADEDTKLSGRGKIDSRVQQQIDEIVVPKRHWRSVLRMGLSQMPNKRQSSRARFNRRQAYRLDLLGEISTYDAQVAVFIDNSASISNQQVGQMLATVLQLTQQLDADVRVFSFDTQVHDIKKVTKWVRHAGGGTTFQCIFDTLLERQFNPMQTVVIILTDGEGEKSQLKTKFKHVYWLLPPQKTLSIQKPFGQILRF, translated from the coding sequence ATGAACAGCAGTCAAACAAACAATTTGATTATTGATGGTATTAAAACATTACTAGATGAGGCACCTTTTTATGGGCATGTTATTATGAATTTGTCGCGAGAAATGGATGTCAACGCACAAAATGCATTGTCATTAAAATGGCAGGCACACCAGTGGTTGTTGGTGATTAATCCAAAAATATTGACGCAATTATTGACAAATCATAAACAAATTGCGTTAGCATTAGCCCATGAGGCGCTGCACATTATTTGGCAGCATCCACTGCGTTACGCAAAAGAACGGCGACAAAATAACGTGGTTGATATTGGTACAGATATTGCTGTTAATCAATATTTGCCTCAAACGTTGGGTGAATTACCGCATGCTATGACATTACAAACGATTTTTGATATGTCTGGTAAACTGTTACCATTGCATGAAGACTCGTCAACTTATATGGCGCTTGTTGCCCAATTATTTGACAACGTGCCATCTTTGGGTCAAGATAATGTTGATGGGCATGGCAGTTGGTCTAGTATTGGGACGGCCACGGAAGAATCGGCTGCTGCCTTGGCCTTGGTAATTAAAAAAGCTGATGAAGACACGAAGTTATCTGGTCGTGGTAAAATAGACAGTCGTGTACAACAACAAATTGATGAGATTGTCGTACCGAAACGTCATTGGCGATCAGTGTTACGTATGGGGTTAAGTCAAATGCCGAATAAACGTCAGTCATCTCGTGCACGGTTTAATCGAAGACAAGCTTATCGTTTAGATTTATTAGGCGAAATTAGTACATATGATGCACAGGTTGCTGTTTTTATTGATAATTCTGCCTCGATTTCTAACCAGCAAGTCGGGCAGATGTTGGCCACTGTTTTACAGCTAACACAACAACTTGATGCTGACGTGCGTGTTTTCTCTTTTGATACACAGGTTCACGATATTAAAAAAGTGACAAAGTGGGTACGACATGCAGGCGGTGGGACAACATTTCAATGTATTTTTGATACCTTGTTAGAACGCCAGTTCAACCCGATGCAGACCGTTGTCATCATTCTAACTGATGGTGAAGGTGAAAAAAGTCAGTTAAAAACAAAATTTAAGCATGTGTACTGGTTACTACCACCCCAAAAAACGCTAAGTATCCAGAAGCCTTTTGGTCAAATATTACGCTTTTGA